From Triticum urartu cultivar G1812 chromosome 2, Tu2.1, whole genome shotgun sequence, a single genomic window includes:
- the LOC125534390 gene encoding guanyl-specific ribonuclease pgl-1-like encodes MRDQEHWTKMEGVDVYPPVYTKVMGRPRRNRKKDPEEKLDKEGGKKLTKHGVSMHYSICGAANHNKKGHQKWAETNREAPVATDDDSEEEFDDPSIISNIMPHTIHPSMDPTQTPGSMVYLMQQMERMSYQPVMDHGPLPESSFVAQARASIPPPRVTTAMATGRVRRRGVTEDIPEDVPQFSHQTSDNARGRKRQAKGGGRGNATGSGTGNASRGGRGNATGGSGRTRGEGARGGTGRGNGGRGTLYDSGGRTGPGAGYWNLMFGPDSDRSHVAAEEEPITQNAPQGDEWDDDFVHM; translated from the exons ATGAGGGACCAAGAGCATTGGACAAAGATGGAAGGAGTGGATGTGTACCCACCTGTGTACACCAAGGTGATGGGAAGACCAAGGAGAAATAGAAAGAAAGATCCAGAAGAGAAGCTTGACAAGGAAGGGGGCAAGAAACTGACTAAACATGGTGTAAGCATGCACTATTCTATTTGTGGAGCAGCAAATCACAACAAGAAAGGTCATCAGAAGTGGGCAGAAACAAATAGAGAGGCACCAGTAGCTACAGATGATGATTCAGAAGAGGAGTTTGATGATCCATCCATAATTTCA AACATCATGCCACACACAATTCATCCATCTATGGATCCAACTCAAACACCAGGATCAATGGTTTACCTCATGCAGCAAATG GAGAGGATGTCATATCAACCAGTCATGGACCATGGTCCTCTTCCTGAATCTTCATTTGTCGCACAAGCTAGAGCTAGCATTCCTCCACCAAGAGTGACAACTGCTATGGCTACTGGAAGAGTTAGGAGGAGGGGTGTTACTGAAGATATTCCAGAGGATGTTCCTCAATTCAGCCACCAAACAAGTGATAATGCAAGAGGCAGGAAGAGGCAGGCTAAAGGAGGTGGTAGAGGAAATGCTACAGGAAGTGGTACGGGAAACGCTTCACGAGGTGGTAGGGGAAATGCTACAGGAG GAAGTGGAAGGACAAGAGGAGAAGGTGCAAGAGGAGGAACTGGAAGAGGAAATGGTGGAAGAGGAACTCTATATGACAGTGGAGGAAGGACTGGACCAGGGGCTGGATATTGGAACTTGATGTTTGGACCTGATTCAGATAGGTCACATGTCGCAGCAGAGGAAGAGCCAATCACACAAAATGCACCACAAGGGGATGAGTGGGATGACGACTTCGTCCACATGTAG